From one Brevibacterium sp. 'Marine' genomic stretch:
- a CDS encoding LCP family protein — protein MPEFPPDKRGPHGSDPDSQTTGRRLRASSRPRFRGDTAASDNDSTPQSNSPQQNSRSSQPQRSGAQRSNSQGTDSQQPTSAVNPRRSHTSSDQRSDQNSDRSTDPRSDYSFRTSSRSSGEASDNRLGDSNRDAGSSSRSPHAPPPRPVAPRTRREARMLRAAAASGASAAGVAAAASSNTQDDPTTRSRRDSAHDAPRTFAQDESAASAGDPREFDRTDSDTDSAPRTRRDARERHAAESREEKPTGHGPGRARRHSSRLGETFPSLVGWTSLSTLLPGVGLLRTRFRPAGLIVFGLFVLTLLVGLVYLLVKGPVRAIATIIASPSLLNFLAIAAVLVAVIWILVMVVSHLGLRRGHRYRPWQNKLAGVLVVSLALIIGIPLGVGSVFARVQSDTVASLFGDSTGKAHSAEDLWADKPYINVFLMGRDNGDDREGTRPDTMLVASIDTKTGNAALISVPRNLAFPIFPEGSELEKAWPDGFRPSGDSSEDLINAVWQWGEQNPDQIGNAHGLEPGMWTTMQAVEGSLGLNLDYWASVDMAGFEDVVDAIGGVKIDVERPIPMGGGKSMSGVKNEVYGWVDPGPQTLKGKDALWYVRSREGSDNYDRMCRQQRMLKTTLEQVDPQEIATAYPKLANSATRNIATSIPQNEIPAFIELALMMQKGDVTSVQINNDVTPTYNPDFDVLHKWILGEVKGASDGEETPKPTNDGSTSQESEDSADSTEGGSEDTATEEPADSADGSTDEAGAEADATETTTPGEPNAEGKCYPKGYKPGDDFPGYPGPNGGTGEQG, from the coding sequence TTGCCAGAGTTTCCCCCTGACAAGCGCGGACCGCATGGGAGCGACCCCGATTCCCAGACGACAGGTCGTCGGCTCCGCGCCTCCTCTCGCCCCCGATTCCGCGGCGACACCGCCGCCAGTGACAATGACTCGACACCGCAGTCGAACTCGCCGCAGCAGAATTCTCGGTCGTCGCAGCCTCAGCGCTCGGGCGCCCAGCGCTCGAACTCGCAGGGCACGGACTCACAGCAGCCGACCTCGGCAGTGAACCCTCGCCGGTCCCACACGAGCTCCGATCAGCGCTCGGACCAGAACTCCGATCGGTCAACCGATCCACGATCCGACTATTCGTTCCGCACAAGCTCCCGCTCATCCGGCGAGGCGTCGGACAACCGACTCGGCGACAGCAACCGTGACGCAGGATCATCGTCCCGCTCCCCGCATGCTCCGCCTCCGCGGCCGGTCGCTCCGCGCACGCGGCGCGAAGCCCGCATGCTGCGCGCAGCCGCCGCCAGCGGAGCGTCAGCGGCCGGGGTGGCCGCCGCAGCAAGCTCGAACACCCAGGACGATCCGACCACCAGATCACGGCGCGACTCTGCCCACGATGCCCCGCGCACTTTCGCACAGGACGAATCGGCCGCCTCGGCGGGGGATCCCCGGGAATTCGACCGCACGGACAGCGACACTGACTCCGCTCCGAGGACGCGCCGCGACGCCCGCGAGCGCCACGCAGCCGAATCCCGCGAGGAGAAGCCGACCGGCCACGGACCGGGACGGGCTCGCCGCCATTCTTCCCGCCTCGGTGAGACGTTCCCCAGCCTCGTCGGCTGGACGTCACTGAGCACCCTCCTGCCCGGAGTCGGACTGTTGCGCACGCGCTTCCGGCCCGCCGGACTCATCGTGTTCGGGCTCTTCGTCCTCACTCTGCTCGTCGGGCTGGTCTACCTGCTGGTCAAGGGACCCGTGCGCGCGATCGCCACGATCATCGCCAGCCCCTCGCTGCTGAACTTCCTCGCCATCGCCGCCGTGCTCGTGGCCGTGATCTGGATCCTCGTGATGGTCGTGTCCCACCTGGGGCTGCGACGCGGGCACCGATACCGGCCCTGGCAGAACAAGTTGGCCGGCGTCCTCGTCGTCTCCCTGGCGCTCATCATCGGCATTCCGCTGGGCGTCGGCTCCGTCTTCGCCCGCGTCCAGTCCGACACCGTGGCCAGCCTCTTCGGCGACAGCACCGGCAAGGCCCACAGCGCCGAAGACCTCTGGGCGGACAAGCCCTATATCAACGTCTTCCTCATGGGCCGCGACAACGGCGATGACCGCGAAGGCACTCGTCCCGATACGATGCTCGTGGCCTCCATCGACACGAAGACCGGCAACGCCGCACTCATCTCCGTGCCCCGCAACCTCGCGTTCCCGATCTTCCCCGAAGGCAGCGAACTCGAAAAGGCCTGGCCAGATGGATTCCGGCCCTCTGGCGACTCGTCCGAGGACCTCATCAACGCCGTGTGGCAGTGGGGTGAGCAGAACCCCGACCAGATCGGCAATGCGCACGGACTCGAACCGGGCATGTGGACGACGATGCAGGCCGTCGAAGGCTCCTTGGGCCTCAACCTCGACTATTGGGCATCGGTCGACATGGCCGGATTCGAGGACGTCGTCGACGCCATCGGCGGAGTGAAGATCGATGTCGAACGACCGATCCCGATGGGCGGCGGAAAGTCGATGTCGGGGGTGAAGAACGAAGTCTACGGCTGGGTCGATCCGGGCCCGCAGACGCTCAAGGGCAAGGACGCACTCTGGTACGTCCGCTCCCGCGAAGGCAGCGACAACTACGACCGCATGTGCCGTCAGCAGCGGATGCTCAAGACCACTCTCGAGCAGGTCGACCCGCAGGAGATCGCCACGGCCTATCCGAAGCTCGCGAACTCCGCGACACGGAACATCGCCACGTCGATCCCGCAGAACGAGATCCCCGCGTTCATCGAACTCGCCCTCATGATGCAGAAGGGCGATGTCACCTCGGTGCAGATCAACAATGACGTCACCCCCACCTACAACCCCGACTTCGACGTCCTCCACAAGTGGATCCTCGGCGAGGTCAAGGGTGCATCCGACGGTGAGGAGACCCCGAAGCCGACGAACGACGGCAGCACGTCGCAGGAGTCCGAGGACAGCGCGGATTCGACCGAGGGCGGTTCGGAAGACACCGCCACCGAGGAACCGGCCGATTCTGCGGATGGATCCACGGATGAGGCCGGCGCCGAGGCGGACGCCACCGAAACGACGACGCCGGGTGAGCCCAACGCCGAAGGCAAGTGCTACCCGAAGGGCTACAAGCCCGGTGACGACTTCCCCGGCTACCCCGGACCCAACGGCGGAACCGGCGAGCAGGGGTGA
- a CDS encoding YhgE/Pip domain-containing protein: MRLERANSKKPVNWLSLLGLVLIPIIVAAGFILATWKSGDRLETIEAAIVNNDDGAKVDGKTVPIGRQLTSGLVGEDENNIHWVITDDEDAQNGLSDGTYAAKLTIPEGFSRAVTSVDDAKSATQTQLDVDVSGTAPALDTQISRSVAEVARTTFNTQMTENYLDNIYLGFNKMGEQMKDLGDAAGELDKGAEELKEGTGQSAEGAGELSEGMQQLSDNGGELKSGATELSKGAGDLSKGASEMSGGLNELDKKTSKLPESTQKLADGSGELSDGVDEYTKSIDEIIKGFAGSGDSGEGGLGDITKGGKELEKGADGVSTGASGLSDGLHQYRDGLKDGADKADQLAGTKPDLDGLVAAGIMTEGEAEQARAQMCPTGTPDQVCQGIEQAYAQGLLNGTSGGLNKAVDGLEQEQNGSSLLGGSDELAKGASELSDGVTKFVKGLEDGLGDLTKGMEDISKNAPKLLEASKGLRDGAAGVADGNQQLADGMPALSKGIGKVADGSSELSDGAGQLSDGLSEYSTGVGKYTDGVSEAATGTSELAAGLDKLDEGTGKYAKGVSKFADGVQDGADEVPSYTAPERDRLAKVASANIESPDTDSVTNVLAGSTIALLIMLALWIGGLVTYTVLKPIPAWALLSTKSSLAVWARGLLPGLVVGVLQALVLSILAVTVMDIDAIQGFDIAVLTFVSAIVFMILNFALVAWFGGVGRFLSVIAVVLAVAGRTIGAVPQFFDFVAPILPLTPSMNGFAAIAAGTSGQAAAYGGLLAWAVIGIVMSLLAIVRARTTKPEAALEMA, from the coding sequence GTGAGACTCGAACGTGCGAACTCGAAGAAGCCGGTCAACTGGCTCTCCCTCCTCGGCCTGGTCCTCATCCCCATCATCGTGGCGGCCGGATTCATCCTCGCCACGTGGAAGAGCGGCGACCGTCTCGAGACCATCGAAGCCGCCATCGTCAACAACGACGACGGGGCGAAGGTCGACGGCAAGACCGTGCCGATCGGCCGGCAGCTGACCAGCGGCCTGGTGGGTGAGGACGAGAACAACATCCACTGGGTCATCACCGACGACGAGGATGCGCAGAACGGGCTGTCCGACGGCACCTACGCCGCGAAGCTGACAATCCCCGAAGGCTTCTCCCGCGCTGTGACCTCGGTCGATGATGCGAAGTCGGCGACGCAGACGCAGCTCGACGTCGACGTGTCCGGGACCGCGCCCGCGCTGGACACGCAGATCTCCCGATCCGTCGCCGAGGTGGCCCGGACGACGTTCAACACGCAGATGACCGAGAACTATCTCGACAACATCTACCTCGGCTTCAACAAGATGGGCGAGCAGATGAAGGACCTCGGCGACGCCGCCGGGGAACTCGACAAGGGCGCCGAAGAGCTCAAGGAAGGCACCGGACAGTCCGCCGAAGGTGCTGGCGAGCTGTCTGAGGGCATGCAGCAGCTCAGTGACAACGGTGGAGAGCTCAAGTCCGGAGCCACGGAGCTGTCGAAGGGTGCCGGCGATCTGTCCAAGGGCGCCTCCGAGATGTCCGGGGGGCTGAACGAGCTCGACAAGAAGACCTCGAAGCTGCCCGAGAGCACGCAGAAGCTGGCCGACGGTTCCGGTGAGCTCTCCGACGGCGTCGACGAGTACACGAAGTCCATCGACGAGATCATCAAGGGCTTCGCCGGATCCGGTGACTCGGGTGAGGGCGGCCTCGGCGACATCACGAAGGGCGGCAAGGAGCTCGAGAAGGGCGCCGACGGTGTGTCCACGGGGGCCTCCGGCCTCTCCGACGGACTGCACCAGTACCGTGACGGGCTGAAAGACGGTGCCGACAAAGCCGATCAGCTGGCCGGGACGAAGCCGGACCTCGACGGGCTCGTGGCCGCGGGCATCATGACCGAAGGCGAGGCCGAGCAGGCACGGGCTCAGATGTGCCCGACCGGCACTCCCGACCAGGTCTGCCAGGGCATCGAACAGGCCTATGCGCAGGGGCTGCTGAACGGCACCTCGGGTGGGCTGAACAAGGCCGTCGACGGGCTCGAACAGGAGCAGAACGGATCGTCCCTCCTCGGCGGGTCCGATGAACTCGCCAAGGGCGCATCGGAACTCTCCGACGGGGTCACCAAGTTCGTCAAGGGACTCGAGGACGGCCTCGGAGACCTGACGAAGGGCATGGAGGACATCTCGAAGAACGCTCCGAAGCTGCTCGAGGCCTCGAAGGGTCTGCGCGACGGAGCCGCCGGAGTCGCCGACGGCAACCAGCAGCTCGCCGACGGTATGCCGGCCCTGTCCAAGGGCATCGGCAAGGTCGCCGACGGATCCTCGGAGCTCTCCGACGGTGCCGGTCAGCTCAGCGATGGGCTGAGCGAATACAGCACCGGCGTCGGCAAATACACTGACGGCGTCTCCGAAGCCGCGACCGGCACCTCAGAGCTGGCTGCCGGTCTCGACAAGCTCGATGAGGGCACGGGCAAGTACGCGAAGGGCGTGAGCAAGTTCGCCGACGGCGTCCAGGACGGTGCCGACGAAGTGCCGTCCTACACGGCACCGGAACGTGACCGCTTGGCCAAGGTCGCCTCGGCGAATATCGAATCCCCCGACACGGACAGCGTGACGAATGTGCTGGCGGGATCGACGATCGCCCTGCTCATCATGCTTGCCCTGTGGATCGGCGGACTGGTCACCTACACGGTGCTCAAACCGATCCCCGCATGGGCACTGCTCTCAACGAAGTCTTCGCTGGCCGTGTGGGCGCGCGGACTGCTGCCCGGCCTCGTCGTCGGCGTGCTGCAGGCGCTCGTGCTTTCGATCCTCGCGGTCACCGTGATGGACATCGACGCGATCCAAGGCTTCGACATCGCGGTGCTCACCTTCGTCTCGGCGATCGTGTTCATGATCCTGAACTTCGCTCTTGTGGCGTGGTTCGGAGGAGTGGGCAGGTTCCTCTCGGTCATCGCCGTGGTGCTGGCCGTGGCCGGGCGGACGATCGGGGCGGTGCCGCAGTTCTTCGATTTCGTGGCGCCGATCCTGCCGCTGACCCCGTCGATGAACGGCTTCGCCGCGATCGCCGCGGGCACCAGCGGACAGGCTGCCGCGTACGGTGGACTGCTGGCCTGGGCGGTCATCGGCATCGTGATGTCGCTGCTGGCCATCGTCCGGGCGCGGACCACGAAGCCCGAAGCCGCCCTCGAAATGGCGTAG
- a CDS encoding OmpA family protein gives MRQAVAGPAAVILAAGIVIVGPPAFALADSVTSQDIADRDAPTPDDFTDPDLSQIDKSIVELEPGIHDLEKGIEDVETTKASGGDTVVTLDTDILFDFDSSDLSDTATKKIKDLVTDLPTDSEITVGGHTDSKGDDDYNKKLSEDRAKAVAEVLTSEDSDLDVTAKGFGESEPVASNEKGGKDDPEGRAKNRRVEIRYED, from the coding sequence ATGAGGCAGGCAGTCGCCGGTCCTGCAGCGGTGATCCTTGCTGCCGGCATTGTCATCGTCGGCCCACCCGCATTCGCGTTGGCAGACTCCGTGACGTCGCAGGATATCGCCGACCGAGATGCCCCGACGCCGGATGACTTCACCGATCCCGACCTGTCGCAGATCGACAAGAGCATCGTCGAACTCGAACCGGGGATCCATGATCTGGAGAAGGGAATCGAAGACGTCGAAACGACGAAGGCCAGCGGCGGCGACACCGTGGTCACACTCGACACCGATATCCTCTTCGACTTCGACTCGTCCGACCTGAGCGACACCGCGACGAAGAAGATCAAAGACCTCGTCACGGACCTGCCGACCGACTCGGAGATCACCGTCGGCGGGCATACGGACTCCAAAGGCGACGACGACTACAACAAAAAGCTCTCCGAAGACCGTGCCAAGGCAGTCGCCGAGGTGCTCACCTCCGAGGACTCGGACCTCGACGTAACTGCGAAGGGATTCGGCGAGTCCGAGCCCGTTGCGTCGAATGAGAAGGGCGGCAAGGACGACCCCGAAGGCCGGGCGAAGAACCGCCGCGTCGAAATCCGCTACGAAGACTGA
- a CDS encoding FAD/NAD(P)-binding protein produces MSQDRQTPVPAVAIIGVGPRGLTVLERLVALAAKRFAGTTETALSIHLIDPYPPGAGIVWRTDQPESLLMNTTIAEQTVFPDSSCTFLGPDEAPAGPSMAEWYLNNGGTEPLHSTFPSRSLYGRYLRDAYRRIRASSPDFVEIIEHPTKAESVIDLPTMDLPQSAAEGSRATVPEQLVRCQNGTTIVASAVVLAVGHIPSAQPEERARLAAFAELGGGLYLPQGLPAETPVTEVAPGERVIVRGMGLNYFDLQTLFTHERGGRFEPESGGRLRYVPSGDEPRLALGSRRGIPYRSKPICREHPRRDWPLRYFTKDNIALLAGLENLDGERKAGARFNDQLWPLILADLRLAYYHTLSQVRPEAFTDDPGQLREAIGEAVSRHLTRRTWQETHPQQAGDAGASEAGAAATARAGDGAGAATRAGDGAGAAGTAGAASTSSVSRSAGAATTEEASRQGRVTREAFAWSEIEEALVPDPADRMSLHTLLNPLEGELFTSREPGEPGSLHEWMLDFLRTDLRSSLAGPTGSPEKALFTVLWQSRLLLKEFIVAGHIDRVSIDMEILGWFEGFVSGICDGPPPQRIAELIALAEAGIVSFIGPDMRIEENRDAHGFPAEAQRPRPEIFTVTSAQAAGAITGSVVIDAASPTNSVSRAADVLLYGMLERGQLTPARLTLDDGREKFLNGLALTPRPYRTIDVEGNVHPRRFALSIQLSSKQWGLAIAANPGTNAATLNDSHAAAEAILDLL; encoded by the coding sequence GTGAGTCAGGACCGACAGACTCCCGTCCCCGCGGTCGCGATCATCGGTGTCGGACCGCGGGGTCTCACGGTTCTTGAGAGGCTCGTGGCACTGGCGGCGAAGCGCTTCGCCGGCACCACCGAGACCGCGCTGAGCATCCACCTCATCGACCCGTATCCGCCCGGAGCGGGAATCGTGTGGCGCACCGACCAGCCCGAGTCTCTGCTGATGAACACCACCATCGCCGAACAGACCGTCTTCCCCGACTCCAGCTGCACTTTCCTCGGCCCGGACGAAGCACCGGCCGGGCCGTCCATGGCCGAGTGGTACCTGAACAACGGCGGCACCGAACCGCTGCACTCGACCTTCCCCAGCCGCAGCCTCTACGGCCGCTACCTCCGCGATGCGTACCGGCGCATCCGCGCAAGCTCACCGGACTTCGTCGAGATCATCGAGCACCCGACGAAGGCCGAATCCGTCATCGATCTGCCCACCATGGACCTCCCTCAATCGGCTGCTGAGGGGTCACGGGCCACCGTCCCCGAGCAGCTCGTGCGCTGCCAGAACGGCACGACGATCGTCGCCAGCGCCGTCGTCCTGGCCGTCGGTCATATTCCCAGCGCCCAGCCGGAGGAGCGCGCCCGGCTCGCCGCGTTCGCCGAGCTGGGCGGCGGTCTCTACCTGCCGCAGGGTCTGCCCGCGGAAACCCCTGTCACCGAGGTGGCCCCCGGTGAGCGGGTCATCGTCCGCGGCATGGGGCTCAACTACTTCGACCTGCAGACCCTGTTCACTCATGAGCGCGGAGGCCGGTTCGAACCCGAATCCGGCGGCCGGCTGCGCTATGTGCCCAGCGGCGACGAACCGCGCCTGGCGCTGGGATCACGACGCGGAATCCCGTATCGCAGCAAACCCATCTGTCGCGAACATCCTCGGCGGGATTGGCCGCTGCGGTACTTCACAAAGGACAACATCGCGCTGCTGGCCGGCCTCGAGAACCTCGACGGGGAGCGCAAGGCCGGCGCCCGGTTCAATGATCAGCTGTGGCCGCTCATCCTCGCCGACCTGCGCCTGGCGTACTATCACACGCTCTCCCAGGTCCGTCCCGAAGCGTTCACCGATGATCCCGGCCAGCTGCGCGAGGCCATCGGCGAGGCGGTCTCGCGCCACCTGACCCGCCGCACCTGGCAGGAGACCCATCCGCAGCAGGCGGGCGATGCCGGCGCCTCCGAGGCTGGGGCCGCCGCGACCGCTCGTGCCGGGGACGGAGCCGGCGCGGCCACTCGTGCCGGGGACGGGGCCGGCGCGGCAGGGACAGCCGGCGCCGCGAGCACGAGCAGCGTTTCACGATCAGCCGGCGCCGCGACCACCGAGGAGGCCTCCCGCCAGGGCCGCGTCACCCGCGAGGCCTTCGCCTGGTCGGAGATCGAAGAGGCGCTCGTGCCCGATCCCGCCGACCGCATGTCCCTGCACACCCTGCTCAACCCGCTCGAAGGAGAGCTCTTCACCAGCCGTGAACCCGGCGAGCCCGGGTCCCTGCACGAGTGGATGCTCGACTTCCTGCGCACCGACCTACGCAGCTCCCTGGCCGGTCCCACCGGCAGTCCGGAGAAGGCGCTGTTCACCGTGCTGTGGCAGTCCCGACTGCTGCTCAAGGAGTTCATCGTCGCCGGTCACATCGACCGCGTGAGCATCGACATGGAGATCCTCGGCTGGTTCGAGGGCTTCGTCTCCGGCATCTGCGATGGTCCTCCCCCGCAGCGGATCGCCGAACTCATCGCCCTCGCCGAGGCGGGGATCGTATCCTTCATCGGCCCCGATATGCGCATCGAAGAAAACCGGGACGCGCATGGGTTCCCAGCTGAGGCGCAGCGACCGCGGCCGGAGATCTTCACGGTCACCTCGGCGCAGGCCGCCGGAGCGATCACGGGCAGCGTCGTCATCGATGCCGCCTCACCGACGAACTCGGTCTCGCGTGCCGCCGATGTCCTGCTGTACGGAATGCTTGAGCGCGGCCAGCTCACCCCGGCCCGCCTGACCTTGGACGACGGTCGCGAGAAGTTCCTCAACGGGCTCGCCCTCACTCCTCGGCCCTATCGCACGATCGACGTCGAAGGCAATGTCCACCCGCGCCGATTCGCGCTGTCGATCCAGCTGTCGTCGAAGCAGTGGGGGCTGGCGATCGCAGCGAACCCGGGCACGAATGCGGCGACCCTCAATGATTCGCACGCCGCTGCCGAAGCGATCCTCGACCTCCTCTGA
- a CDS encoding FAD-dependent oxidoreductase, which translates to MKTVIIGGGVVGLTTAYELALRGHNVTVIEAGRCGAGASHGNAAKVAIAESTPVPAPGVLLQGIRWMLKPDSPLSIRPSLAPGYLTFLLRMAAHCNSRDFDAGLELHLRLGEDANDLFDEYQTQGIDFEMHDRGVLLAFETRERFDEHCASLPAFEAAGHRPQRLHDDEVREAEPALSDRIRHGLFFPADRQIEPDSLTAGLLAKLSALGVDVREHTRVQRFIRTSESVTAVVTSDAEVITADALVISAGVPSGALAAQLGRNIPIRSGKGYSIDYSPAPIRLRTSLTLEDARVAVTPLNGMLRLAGTMEFGSTDDDVNEVRVGAIRRAAQEAFREWGDGRGELAPWAGSRPMTPDGLPVIGRLDSVANVYINSGHAMLGLTLAPGSARLLAGLMTDGGSTLPDDLLARVSPNRF; encoded by the coding sequence ATGAAGACAGTCATCATCGGAGGCGGCGTGGTCGGTCTGACCACGGCCTACGAACTGGCACTGCGTGGGCACAACGTCACCGTCATCGAAGCAGGTCGCTGCGGTGCCGGTGCCTCCCACGGCAACGCCGCGAAGGTCGCCATCGCCGAGAGCACCCCGGTGCCTGCCCCCGGGGTGCTGCTGCAGGGGATCCGATGGATGCTCAAGCCCGACAGTCCGCTGTCGATCCGACCGTCCTTGGCGCCCGGCTATCTCACGTTCCTGCTGCGGATGGCTGCACACTGCAACTCACGTGACTTCGACGCCGGGCTGGAACTGCACCTGCGCCTCGGCGAGGACGCGAACGACCTCTTCGACGAATACCAGACCCAGGGCATCGATTTCGAGATGCATGACCGCGGTGTGCTGCTGGCCTTCGAGACCCGGGAGCGCTTCGACGAGCACTGCGCAAGCCTGCCCGCATTCGAGGCTGCCGGCCACCGACCGCAGCGGCTGCACGATGACGAAGTCCGCGAAGCAGAACCGGCGCTGAGCGACCGGATCCGCCACGGTCTCTTCTTCCCCGCCGACCGACAGATCGAACCCGATTCCCTGACTGCGGGCCTCCTGGCGAAACTCTCCGCTCTCGGCGTCGACGTGCGCGAGCACACACGAGTGCAGCGCTTCATCCGCACCAGCGAGTCCGTCACTGCTGTCGTCACCTCCGATGCGGAAGTCATCACGGCCGATGCCCTAGTCATCTCCGCCGGAGTCCCGTCCGGCGCCTTGGCCGCGCAGCTCGGCCGGAACATTCCGATCCGCTCGGGCAAGGGCTACAGCATCGACTACTCACCGGCCCCGATCCGACTGCGCACATCACTGACCCTCGAAGATGCGCGCGTCGCCGTCACTCCGCTGAACGGCATGCTCAGATTGGCCGGCACGATGGAGTTCGGAAGCACGGACGACGACGTCAACGAGGTGCGCGTCGGCGCGATTCGCCGAGCGGCGCAGGAAGCTTTCCGTGAGTGGGGCGACGGTCGGGGAGAACTGGCTCCATGGGCCGGGTCGCGCCCCATGACCCCCGATGGCCTTCCCGTCATCGGACGCCTGGACTCCGTGGCGAACGTCTACATCAACTCCGGACATGCGATGCTCGGCCTGACCCTGGCACCGGGATCAGCCCGACTGCTTGCCGGGCTGATGACCGACGGAGGCTCGACGTTGCCCGACGACCTGCTCGCCCGGGTGTCCCCGAACCGATTCTGA